DNA from Rhinatrema bivittatum chromosome 16, aRhiBiv1.1, whole genome shotgun sequence:
TCACCACACTCTCAGTCATGCGCTCCCCTGCTATCAGCCCTTCCCCCATCTTGCATGCGCTCTATGCAATAACTTACCACCAGCTCCCTTTTCTCTCATCTTCCACCGGACTCCACTCCTGACCTCCTCCGTTACTTTATCTGTGCTCTGATCTCAGGCACTTTGGGTAAGTGACATAAGTAACAAAGAAATAAGTCTGTTTTCCCTGTGCTTCCAACTTCAGGAACACTAAATATGGAAAACAAGCAGAGGGGAAACCAGAGCACAGTGAGAGAATTCCTGATCTTGGGGTTCTCCGACCTTCCGAATCTTCAGTATCTGATCTTTGTGGTCTTCCTCTCCATTTACCTGATGACCCTAACGGGAAATCTCATCATTTTGACACTAACGTGTGTTGACTCTCGCCTGCACAAACCTATGTACTTCTTCCTCTCTAATCTGGCCATCTTGGACATCTCTTACACCTCCGACACTCTGCCCAAAATGCTGGCCATTACCCTTACAGAGAGCAAGGCCATTTCTTTCCAAGCATGCATGACCCAGCTCTACCTGATTATGTCCTTCACCGGTGTGGAGTTCTACCTGCTCACCGCCATGGCCTACGATCGCTATGTGGCCATCTGCAACCCCTTGCGCTACTCAGTTGTTATGAGCAAGAGAGTCTGTGCCCTTATGGCCACCAGTTCCTGGGTGGCTGGGTTTCTGGATGCTCTACCACACATTGTATTGACAGCTCGCGCCTCTTTCTGTAGTCAAAATGagattaaccatttcttctgtgacctgCAGACCCTGCTGAAGCTCTCCTGCAGTGATGTATCCCTCGTTGAAATGTTCATGACAACCCTCAATCTGTGTTTGGTCCTCGGCTGCTTCCTGCTCACCCTGACGTCCTACATCTACATCATCTCTGCTATCTTGAAAATTCATTCAACCGAAGGGAGAaacaaggccttctccacctgctcctcccatctCATGGTGGTTGCTATATATTATGTGACGGTCCTTTCTGTTTATATGAGACCTGTGGACATGAACACAATGCCCGGAGAGAAACTCTTTGGCGCATTGTACAATGCCGTCATCCCCATGATAAACCCCATCATTTACAGCCTCAGGAATAAAGATGTTAAAGACGCTCTAAGGAAATGCACACGGGGTAGGCTTGGAGGCTGAGGAATGAGAACACTATTTGCAGGATTTATAGTAGTTGGGAGGGACTGGAAATAAATGATATATTTGGAAGAGATTTCTGGAAGTGTTCTCATTCAGTTATCAATATTACAAAATACTTctcagttttaaaatatatttcctcgAAGCTACacatttttcaaaggaattagaaggacctcggggggggggggggggggggggaaatggtttAATTGTGGGAAGCAGTCAACAATTTCATCTACTCATGATATTAATGTTCACCCTGCTCTTCCTATCACTCCTCGCCTCATGTTATCTATATCAAGAAATGACCATTTCCTTGCCCCCTCCTAACACTCCTCACCCGGTGTCCTCTGTACCCACAATAATAACTATCACACTGTCCCGCCTCTCATGTCATGCTCCATGTCCTCTGTAGCCACAATAATAACTATCACACTGTCCCGCCTCTCATGTCATGCTCCATGTCCTCTGTAGCCACAATAATAACTATCACACTGTCCCGCCTCTCATGTCATGCTCCATGTCCTCTGTAGCCACAATAATAACTATCACACTGTCCCGCCTCTCATGTCATGCTCCATGTCCTCTGTAGCCACAATAATAATTATCACACTGTCCCGCCTCTCATGTCATGCTCCATGTCCTCTGTAGCCACAATAATAACTATCACACTGTCCCGCCTCTCATGTCATGCTCCATGTCCTCTGTAGCCACAATAATAACTATCACACTGTCCCGCCTCTCATGTCATGCTCCATGTCCTCTGTAGCCACAATAATAACTATCACACTGTCCCGCCTCTCATGTCATGTTCCATGTCCTCTGTAGCCACAGTACTCCCTCAGAGGAATGAACAGTGCTAAAACTGGGCCGGGACACTGGATCAGTAACACGAATTAGTCATTCCCTACATGTTTGTAACTATTGTGTTCTTGAATTTTTATGTATGGTGTATGGTACCCTGCCCTGAATTATGGAAGAGCGGGCTataactattttaaataaataaatgatacatgAAATGAATAGCACTAGGCTGGGTCAGAAGATCGGCTCCTAACATCTCGCTGGGACACCAGAGGGAAGAGTGTCCCTGTGACAGCATGCTGGGACTCTGGATCAGTGCCGGCTCAGAGAGGAACGTGCCTCCTAATGCTATGATTGGACTCTGGATCAGCGCCGGCTCACAAGGAACATTGCCCCCTAACCCACTGGGTctgtactggctcagagggaagagaaCATCTTGCTGAGACCCTGGGTGTATAAGTACCTATGAAACTACGGCATATTTTCCTGATTTATTTGGTGGACTCAGAATAAACAGTTTTCCTGTTCCACAACGTTCTTAAAGATGTTTAATATTTTAAGGCATTACAATCTTCTCTTTGCTCGGGGGATGTCTTCCCTGGAGTTCTGGGTCATGTTTAAATTCAGCAGCACaaatcttctctttctccatacAGAAGACGAGTGCATATACCATACAGAAGTGAGATCCTTTCTTATCCTCGCTGTAACAGACACAGGATTAACATGTTACTCTACCTTTTGTATAATTAGAATATTAAACCTTTGGTTTAGTGATTTCTGTATTACATACAGTCCTTAATTTGGGCAGGATTTGCTAGAAATGTGGTGGATTGTTTTTAGCCCTTTCTTAGTCTGCAGCAGTGCTTTGGATTGTTTTCTGACATGGCCCCTGGTATTTCAAGCTCCTGGGCCCCGTACGTTTTGCTGTTTGCTAGCCTGGAGTCCCCAGTAGAGCTCTGGAGGCCCGTTGATGACATGTCCTTCTGCCATGGGGAGGATCCTTAGTATCTGCAGCTGCTCTGTGACTCTTTCACTGGTATCTGTATTAAGATCCAATTTCTAGACTGCATTAATTAATATTCTTGTCCTTCAAACCTTCTTCCCTCAATAAATCTTTTACTCTGTAAGGTGTTCCCAGCCTGTGTGTCGTTCTCCCCAGACGTCACTGAACAGTTTTCTGTTTTAAAGTTAACTCCCTAAAATCTCTATTCAGTGAGAAGTTCCCCTGTGATATTGCTCCCAGACATTGACTCTTTTCCTGTTGCCTTGTCTCTTTCCTATCGATTTTCACAGAGGAAACCTCCTACTGCAGGTACAGTAAAACCAAAGACATACTCTGGGGAATAATCACCAAGGAGGGTATCCAAGGACTCCTTTGCAGTCTCTAACCTAAAAACATTGTAGAGTTTTAAAGAATGGTGGATGAACAGTGTAAAGATAATTCTGCTTAGTAATGTTAAGTCTCTGGAGCAGTGATTCCCCAGTCTGAGCGGACATCACATGGGCTTTTCTCTTCCTTACTGCAAGTCCCAGCTGGAAGAATTGGTGAGTGCACCAGGGCCTTTCCTCCGGCTGATGATCGCCAATCTGTAAGGGCTGTGTCAAAAGAAATCCAGGACAGGTTCCCAAATCCCTCAAAAAAAAGTTGCAGGTCTGTTCTTTTGCCCCAGTAGGGCTCCCAGAGACTCCCGTTCTTCTGCCCCTCTCCAGTGCTGATTATTTAAGCCGAAGTCAAAGTCCTGAGCAGTTATTTAGCAAACTGAGCCTCTTCTAATGAGGGCAGTCAATCAGTCCTTTCAGAAAGTCGCCAGCCTGCTCCACTTGGGGGAACTCACACACCTTTCTCCAGTTGCAAAGCCTGTATTAGAACTCACCCCATCCTGGTC
Protein-coding regions in this window:
- the LOC115078339 gene encoding olfactory receptor 8D2-like yields the protein MLPVLEVRPVLLRVSVSSPYISKTLLKLSCSDVSLVEMFMTTLNLCLVLGCFLLTLTSYIYIISAILKIHSTEGRNKAFSTCSSHLMVVAIYYVTVLSVYMRPVDMNTMPGEKLFGALYNAVIPMINPIIYSLRNKDVKDALRKCTRGRLGG